From the Lolium rigidum isolate FL_2022 chromosome 2, APGP_CSIRO_Lrig_0.1, whole genome shotgun sequence genome, one window contains:
- the LOC124687538 gene encoding protein YABBY 4-like — protein MSSSSASSAVFNLQDHLAPSPTEQLCYVHCNCCDTILAVGVPCSSLFKTVTVRCGHCANLLSVNLRGLLLPPATPPATQLPFGHSLLSPTSHHGLLDEVAFQTPSLPMDQGSTNLNAFTGRTNSSCSSNLPAAMPMPAAKPAQQQETEQSAKSAPSANRPPEKRQRVPSAYNRFIKDEIQRIKAGNPDITHREAFSAAAKNWAHFPHIHFGLMPDQGFKRTYKAQDGPEDMLLKDGLYAAAAAAAANMGVTPF, from the exons atgtcgtcctcctccgcctcgtcggctgTCTTCAACCTGCAGGACCACCTCGCGCCGTCCCCCACCGAGCAGCTCTGCTACGTCCACTGCAACTGCTGCGACACCATCCTCGCG GTCGGCGTGCCGTGCAGCAGCCTGTTCAAGACGGTGACGGTGAGGTGCGGCCACTGCGCCAACCTGCTCTCCGTCAACCTCCGCGGCCTCCTGCTCCCGCCCGCGACGCCGCCCGCCACCCAGCTCCCCTTCGGCCATTCCTTGCTGTCCCCTACCTCCCACCATGGCCTCCTC GACGAGGTGGCGTTCCAGACGCCCAGCCTGCCCATGGACCAGGGGAGCACCAACCTCAATGCCTTCACGGGCCGCACCAACAGCAGCTGCTCCAGCAACCTGCCGGCGGCCATGCCCATGCCTGCCGCCAAGCCTGCGCAGCAGCAGGAGACCGAACAGTCGGCCAAGAGCGCCCCTTCGGCCAACAGGC CTCCGGAGAAGCGTCAGAGAGTCCCATCCGCCTACAACCGCTTCATTAA GGACGAGATCCAGCGCATCAAGGCCGGCAACCCGGACATcacgcaccgggaggccttcagcGCGGCCGCGAAGAAT TGGGCCCATTTCCCGCACATCCACTTTGGCCTCATGCCGGATCAGGGGTTCAAGAGGACCTACAAAGCTCAG GATGGCCCTGAAGACATGCTTCTCAAGGATGGTCTCtatgcggcggcggcagcggcggcggccaacaTGGGCGTCACTCCATTCTAG